The DNA segment ctttggagcattttggagcttaaaggacatttcacccgagctgaccacttagaggtcgacgagaggaagaacaatcgatcgatgcgcatcagtgctgacgatcgatatcaggaaatacctcgacaaatgaagattaatatcgatcgatgtacacaagtaccatcgatcgatgtcgagacaccagacacGACATTTTGGactcagcagacttaaaaaccaaggccaagccaaattaccaaaatgccctgacgagtttttaacctagtagaataaatattgcctaagtgttttgacggcagagaactcctttctagacctagttttgttataagtttcatttgggagagaagatcgcttgtgattggaactccttgtttctatttcttttcatctatactatgagtttctattcctttattgttatgaattgcttttctatgtctgagtagttcaactgttagatccagggttcagataggtttgtgggattagccccaaactatagatctgccttgttgtgatattcatgatagatttgtattcattgcttgttttagccttgctaactagaacttgatcataggattgcatactcaagcacccttgttatcccatcctgacatctatctattatattaggactgctaaaaagggctaaccgccaatttagcatcttagtagggcatttcatactcgcgcataggcctcgctagaacccgtcgatcgatgttggcaaaggtgtatcgttTGACGTCTAaatagaccatcgatcgacattctctCGTTGTCTGCATACTAatcgttgagacacgagatctagtctgttaaccagtggtacatgcgacagctgatcactgagttaagcgaatgagctctaatatatcatgcatgcaacagttaggcatctatagatattataatctccaacacctgatagtggccctgcatctaatatcatttccaaccaagttacatttattatttactcgcttgttactattgctatttcatttagaCATTTACAACCtatagaattaataaacactaaatTTAGTTGTTccttagctccttgtggattcgatccctaagtattacatctgaacctcttttgatgagagtaacactccttagggtaatttgagtggtatcatcTAACATTAGATAAGATTCAAAGACTTAACAGAACAAAAAAAGACTTGTAACCGAAACTGGAAATAGATAGGGAATACAAAGCAAAGTTCTTATTTTTAGCACATCCATACTAAGAACTTGAGATTTGAGAATCTCATGGACGAGAGGTAGAGGTAATAATCCTCTTAAGCTTAGCAATCTCTTCAGCCATATCATTCACCTCCATCCTTAGGCGCCTCACTTCATCCTCAACACCAAAAGCCCATGGCTGACGAAAGTGCATCCCATCGTCCTACATAGTTTCATGCATAGTATAACTCAGTTTTACCCAGAGTATAACTAGGTTTCACTTAGTAGGATTAACACAGTTTTACCCAGAGTATAACTAAGTTTCACTAAGTTTAATTAAATCAGTTTTACCCAGAGTATAACTAAGTTTAACATAGttctacaaaaaaaggaaattacCTCATAATTCTTGCAGGTGAAGTACCTACTCCCAGGCAAGGTATCAAAATCGTGGCGATACATAGGATTTGGAGAAACATCGGTCTTGATTTCACCACCACATGGGCAACGGGTTGGAATTCCACACTGGGCATCGCAAATGTAGCCTAACATGTCGTAGTGtttcttgtgtttcttcatGTCCTTCATCTCTTGGTACGGGTGAGTCATGGTCAGTAGAGGGAATTTTGAAATAGATAAGATGAGGGAGGGAAGAGTGTGAGGAGtgtgaggaggaggaggagtggAGTAGATAAGatgagggagggagggaggtaGATATCAACGAGATGAGAagagagtaaagagagagagagagagaaataattGAAATAATTGACTAAAGTGAGACAGAGCACAATAGACGAGACGGAGAGCAGAGAGGGAGTCTACTTTTTGACCGAAATAATTGAGATTTTTGGAATATTATCGATTAGGcgcaaaattatttttagttcccccccccccccccccaaatatTTGATCATAGTTATACTGAAGTTTCAGGTGTTACCAAATTTCTTCATAGTTCTATTTTTCGTGATTTcaacattttttagttttacgtataatttaaatttgtgaaGAAGGTTTTACTTGTTATTTTCCCTCATTACCAAGCAAGTTTAATTGATAAGTGcaagaatatttttgaaagCACAAGAATTGTAGAATAGTCCTTTGTAAGCTGCTCTTATTAAGAAAATGAACTTGGAAAGACTATACAATGCATAATAGAAAATGTGATGACGATGAATTAGTTTAGTTAATTTCACTAATATAATTTCAAGAGGAGTTTCTGTTGATGAATTATGGGAGTAGTCAAGTGAATGTGTTTGTGCATTAACAATTTTGTGTGTTGGATTAGAGGGGATGATGTCAAGTAAATATCTGTTATTTACGACCATAGTAACACCTTGTTTTACTAGTTTTCTGTGGTTTTCCATAGTTGCAACATAAGTTCGACAGTGCACAGACTTAGAAAATACATAGGTTCCAATACAGGGAAACATAAGTAAGTAAACTTAGAATAAAACTTTCTCACACCATTAAACATAGAGATTTTGAAAGTCTCTAACAATTTCCTCTTCTTGTTGGATCCTCTCCAAATTAATTGTGAGTTCTGCAATGGTTTGGTTTAACTGCTCGATCACCCTACTCTTCTCTTGGATCTCATCCCAGGCTTCAATCAAAGCCATTTTTTGCCATTCTGTACCATCCTCTACATCAAACCAATCAAACCATTTGAAGTAGTTGCATCCATTTTTCTCCTGCCAAAAATtccattgtaaataatttctttatttttcaatctTGGATCACAATTTCTATCATCAGCTGGGATACCTTATAACACGGACAGCCATAAAATCGTCGCCCCGGGTTCTTGTCTGTCCAAGCTTGTCTTATTTCGGCATCTAAGCgacaaaaacacaattttcttgCAGAATTTTCCCTTCTTCTTGACGAACCCAAACCATCTCCTTGCATCTTCGATATTTTGTCCTCAGAAAGTAAGTAGAAGAGTCTCGAGAGAGAgaagtgagagaatagagagagagagaagatggagtatttatatcatttattggATATATAAAGGACCAAATTCGGGTATATTCAGGAACAATTATACTTAGTTATACCAAGGTTCTCAGTAGTTGTCCAAACCCGATTAAAATTAACAACAACTACATTCCAAGTTCAACATACCAAAAGCAATATAGCAAAAGCAACATTCCAAGATTTAGTTTGTTTCACTTGGAGGATTAGAACGCATTCCAAACAACAgccaattaaaaccaaaatttgtCCTCGCTCGCCTTACGTTTTGTGTCCTTTTACGCCGTTCACCAACTGATGGATTCCTATTAACCTTTTTCCTTCCCTTCCTCGTCAGCTTTTTCGGAGGTATGATCTGGAGCTCTTTGATGTGATCTGGTACAATCCATTCAGACTTGTCCGGCACAGAATAAATGGTCCTGTAATAAGCCATTGCCCAAAGTTCTGTCCAGTAATACTTTGAGCACAACTGATGATACTCTATGTTGACCTCACGTCGACGACCATTAGCAGCAGGAACCTCAAAGAAATATAAGTAAGCAGCAAGTCCGTGACGACAAGGATACTTTTCATAATCAAATACCTTGCAGCTACACGACTTCGCTATCAAATTCACCAAATAATCCTTCCCATTGTCAGTGTCGGTTACCTTGTACTCAAGATCATAACTATTCAGCTCACGCACTGGCGTTTTCTCAGCTTTGGCCCATAAGTTGTGCAAATGGATCTCAACCAAAGGAACCAGTTTGGTATCAATTGATCCAGACACGGCGTCCTTCCGATGTTCATTAAACCAGTCAGAtatttttttgatgattgtATCCAATAATGGTATCAAGGCATACCTCCTTGCGTCCCTAAACGCGCTATTCATCGACTCCATACTGTTGCTAGTGTCCAAGTTGTATCTACAACCTGGAAAGTAGACCCTAGCCCATGTTGCTTTGTTAGTGTTCTCCTCCAAACACTTGGAGGCTGAAGGATATCTCACCTTAAAAGATGCATAAGCAGCCTCGAACTCAGGCATTGTGTAATACCTAGCCAACTCCATAAATCTCCATGCCACTACGGCTTTGATGGTGTTACAAGCATGGTTTCTCACATTCTGAGCTAGATGCCATATACAATGGCCATGGTGAGATTGTGGATACACATTAGCTACAGCAGTGATGAGGCTCTGATTTCTATCGCTCATAAAAACTATTTCAGAAGAGTCCGGCATAACAGTTTTGAGCATCTCGAAAAACCAAGTCCAACTAGCATTATTCTCACCGTCAAGTACCGCAAACGCGAGGGGATAATGGTGACGATTAGGATCTTGAGCTTTAGCAAATACTAGTACCCCACCATATCCGTTCTTCAAAAATGTAGCATCCACAAGAATCACTTTCCTCATGGCCTTAAACCCTTCAATGCAAGCTCCTAAAGCTATGAAATGGTACTTGAACTTACCTGCCTCATCCAACTTCACCTCTCTTGTTGTTCCGGAATTAACCTGCTCTAACATGTACAAGTAGCTAGGCAACATCTTGTAGCTGTCTTCTGAATTACCACGCAACTCACGCATAGCTAGATTTTTCCCTCTCAAGGCTGTGGAGTAAGATACCGATACACCCAGTCTTAACTTAATTAAGTCTATGATATCTCTCGGAACAGGAGTCATCAGTTTTCCAGGATATTCCTCATTCAAAAAAGTTGAAACTAATTCTGCAGATCCTTTCCTCTTGCTGTTGCAGCTATTACTTTGATTAGTCCGAGAGCATGTATGCACACCCCAGTACCtcataatagaaaaaaattccGTCTCTCGAATCCTCGCAGCTCGCAATCCCCATTTACAGTTTGCTTCATAACATCTTAACACCAACCGTTTACGATCAgattttttaataacataacgAAAGCTGCAACCAAATGCAGCTCTATCCACCACCTCTTGAAGTGATCTCTTGTTTGAAAATTCCTGCAGAAGGTACAGATCCATAGCATCTCCCCATTCCTCTATAACTTGACTACATTTTACTAAAGGTATCTGCTCAACATACATATTACCACTGCCATCCATATTAGCTG comes from the Brassica napus cultivar Da-Ae chromosome A7, Da-Ae, whole genome shotgun sequence genome and includes:
- the LOC111212795 gene encoding uncharacterized protein LOC111212795 codes for the protein MKTTVDDITLAMLEERLYKKLSLNERNVKLVLRYMPMVVGCEAEITICDDEDLFVYLITIDKDNRRSLLLVEETSVSDQLEVVSRVCKNSVGMNYQALQGNDDEVGPKALILYVENGEADQQKKQIEVENDDERRHDDFMDTDAETETAAETETAAETETAAETETAAETETAAETETAAETETAAEKDTTANMDGSGNMYVEQIPLVKCSQVIEEWGDAMDLYLLQEFSNKRSLQEVVDRAAFGCSFRYVIKKSDRKRLVLRCYEANCKWGLRAARIRETEFFSIMRYWGVHTCSRTNQSNSCNSKRKGSAELVSTFLNEEYPGKLMTPVPRDIIDLIKLRLGVSVSYSTALRGKNLAMRELRGNSEDSYKMLPSYLYMLEQVNSGTTREVKLDEAGKFKYHFIALGACIEGFKAMRKVILVDATFLKNGYGGVLVFAKAQDPNRHHYPLAFAVLDGENNASWTWFFEMLKTVMPDSSEIVFMSDRNQSLITAVANVYPQSHHGHCIWHLAQNVRNHACNTIKAVVAWRFMELARYYTMPEFEAAYASFKVRYPSASKCLEENTNKATWARVYFPGCRYNLDTSNSMESMNSAFRDARRYALIPLLDTIIKKISDWFNEHRKDAVSGSIDTKLVPLVEIHLHNLWAKAEKTPVRELNSYDLEYKVTDTDNGKDYLVNLIAKSCSCKVFDYEKYPCRHGLAAYLYFFEVPAANGRRREVNIEYHQLCSKYYWTELWAMAYYRTIYSVPDKSEWIVPDHIKELQIIPPKKLTRKGRKKVNRNPSVGERRKRTQNEKNGCNYFKWFDWFDVEDGTEWQKMALIEAWDEIQEKSRVIEQLNQTIAELTINLERIQQEEEIVRDFQNLYV